A window of Thermoproteus sp. genomic DNA:
ATAGACCTATGGGAGATAAACGAGGCGTTCGCGGTGGTTACGCTTTACGCCATTAAGGAGCTCGGGATCGAAGAGGATAGAGTAAACAAGCGGGGAGGCGCCATAGCTATAGGCCACCCGTTGGGGGCCACTGGCGCCAGGATAATAGGGACTTTGGCGAGACAGCTCCAAATAGAGGGCAAGGACAGAGGAGTCGCGACCCTCTGCGTGGGCGGAGGGCAGGGAGCCGCCGTAGTAATTGAAAGAGTATAAACTTTTTAACGACAGTAAACGCGCCCTTGTGTCTACAGAAAAAGAGTACATGGACCTCCTCGAGAGGGCCTATAAGATAGTCACGCCGAAGGCCCAAAGGAGGGCCGAAATACCGAAGTTAGAGATACAGACGCTCCCGCGCAGGACCGTCGTGGCCAATTTGGGACAGATCTCCAAGAGGTTGAATAGAGATCCCAGCCACATCGCCAAGTTCTTCCAGAAGGAGCTAGCCACCCCCGGCATGATAGACGGCGACTCTTTAGTGCTCAGCGGCGAGAGGAACCCCAAGGTGGTTGAAGCGGTCTACGAGCGATACTTGAAGTACTACGTGATCTGTCCCGTCTGTGGCTCTATAGACACTTTGTTGCAGAGGGAGGGGAGAGTCTACGTACTTCGTTGTACGGCTTGCGGCGCGGTAACGCCGGTCAAACCGCTCTAGGCGAAGGCCCTAATTAGCTCCAACGCCGCCACTACGGCGAATAACGCCGCGAGGGCGAAATATAGATACCTCTGGGGGACTTCGTGGGCCAGTCTGGCGGACATGTAGCCACTTACGAGCGCGGAGGCGCCTATGACGACCGACGCCGACAGATCTATTTTAGCCAGGTAGGAATACGCGAGAAAGCCGCTTAGAGCCGATAGGGCCATCGACGCAGTGGCGGTTCCCACGGTCTTCCTTATGGGCATGTCGCTCAGCGCGCTGATTATCACCATGAACATTATGCCGCCGCTGGCCCCTATGAGCCCTGTCAACACGCCTACGCCCACGCTTGAAGCCAAGAGGAGGGCGCGCCTCGCTCTAGGCCTAAGGGTCAAGACGATGGACCTAACAGTCGGCGCCAATCCCCTATCGGAGCCCGACATGCCGTTCTTCAAGGACGTATAGGCGAAATATAGAGAAGAAAGGGCGAATAGGACCTCGAGGGGAGGCTCTGGCGTCCTCACGGCTACGTGTGAGCCAAGCTGGGCCCCCAGGACGGCGCCCGCGCCTAGAGCTAGGGCGTAGCGCCCATCTACGTCCTTGGCCTTGAGGTAGACGGCCAACGTGGTCAGGGACGAGAGGAAGTCCACGAAGAGGCTTACACCTACAGATCGTTGATATGTATAGCCCATATAGGAAAGAGCCGGCACGGTCAACGCCACGCCGCTCGAGCCTGTGAGGCCCATGAGTAGCCCTACGGCTATGCCTAAGGCTATTAAGGCCGCGGCGTCCACAGAAAACGTTTTTACCTCCCATATTTACGTATGTCCGGTGAAGAAGTGCGTAGTGGCGTCGGGCATATTGATAGAGGACGGGAAGGTCCTTTTGATCCGCCATAAACGGCTGGGCGTATGGCTCTATCCAGGTGGCCATGTGGAGCCCAATGAGACTCCCTCCGAGGCCGTCGTGCGCGAATTCGCCGAGGAGACGGGACTTGAGGTGAGGCCTCAAGGTCGGACTCTAGGCATTTCGACGGACGACGTGGCGGAGGAGGAACCGTTGCCTTTCGCCATCTTGAGGGAGACCGTGAAGTACCCCGAGGAGGTCCACATACATTACGACTTGATATTTCTAGTCAAACGTGTCGGCGGGACTTTAAGGGAGGGCGTCTGGTTCTCTAAAAAGGAGCTTGATGGGCTAAAGACCTATCCCAACGTCTTGGCCGTATTGAAACGCGCGTTTGAGGTCGCCGTATGATTGCGGACATAATCGTCCAGACCCTATTGGTCACGCCCTCTGGGGCCTTTTCGCCCGGCCCCCTCACTACCGCGGCTGTGGTCGAAGGCGCCGTGCGCGCCACGCCTAAACTCGCCGTTAGGGCCGGCCTGAAGGTCGCAGCTGGACATATGGCGTTTGAACTGCCCTACGTCTTGGCGCTTAGTCTCTTGGCGAATTTCCTCGCATTCCTCCGCGCGCCGCTGGCGGCGATCTCTCTTGCCTTCTCTCTATTTTTCGCATATTTGACGATAAAAGACGGGGTCGCCGCGTTGCGTGGAGGCTATAACTTAAATAACAAAAGGCCCGGCTTCGCGAACCCGTTAGTCGCAGGTCTTGTCTTCACTGGAGCCAATCCCTATTTCTTGATGTGGTGGGCCACCGTGGGCTTGCCTTTAGTCAACTTGGCGGTCCAATACGGCGCCTTAGGCGTGGCCGTCATGTACGCGAGCCACGTCTGGATGGACTACTTCTGGCTGGCCCTCATGGCCTCGCTCGGCGGCGGCGCGTCTAAGGTGTTAGGGAGCCGGAAATACGGCTATCTCCTAATAGCCCTGGCCGCTTTGTTATTGCTATTCGGCGTTAATATATTCCTAAAGGCGTTTACGTCCGTGACGTTAATACCTTAAATAGCGCCTAGTTTTGATACTCACATGAGGGCTTGGGCGGTTGTAATAATCGTTGTGGCGTTAATAGCAGCGGCGGTCTTCCTCTATTTTTATTTCTCCCAGGGGAGGGTGGATATATATGTGGCGGACCCGCCGGACCCTCTCGGAGCTGTATATATCACCTTTACGTCTGTAGCGCTACATAGAGTCGGCAACAACTCCGGTTGGGTCGTTGTCTTTAACGGTACTAAGACGGTGGCGCTCTCCCATACGCCTCAGCTGTTAGTCTCGGCTTCTGTTCCCGCCGGCGAATATAACGAAATCTTCTTCACGGTCTCCAGCGTCACTGTGGAGATCAGCGGCGTCAACGTGACGGCCAGGATGCCCAGCGGCGTCTTTAAGGTCCACATAATAGGCGGCATGAGGCTAAACGGAGGCTCCGAGGAGAAGTTGCTGATTTCATTTCCACACATCACGGTCGCCAACGGCCAGATAATAATCAGCCCGTCGATAACGGCCCAAGTGATATCTTGAACGAGATAAGGCTGAGGCCTATCGGATACGTCGAGGAGGGCCTTCCGGAAGAACAACGGGTAGCTAGGAGGGACTACATCTCGACTATTAGGATCTACGACGAATTCGTAGAGGGCCTCGCCGGGCTTGAAGAGTACAGCCACATCTTCGTGATTTGGTACATGCATAGAGTGGGCGAGGTTAGGCTAAAGGTGAGACCTAGACGGATTTCAGAAGGCCCCGAGGTGGGCATATTCGCCACTAGGTTCCCGCCGAGGCCCAACCCCATAGGTTTGACTGTCGCCGAGCTCGTCTCCGTGGAGTCTCCTAGGTTGCGAGTAAGGAATCTCGACGCTTGGACGGGAAGCCCCGTCTTAGACATAAAGCCCTACGACGTACTCGACGTAGTGGAGAGACCCAAGATGCCCGAGTGGCTCAAACGTCTTTTAAATACCGACTTGTAGGGGGTCTTGTGGTCTGTATATTTGTAAGTAGGGATAC
This region includes:
- a CDS encoding translation initiation factor IF-2 subunit beta yields the protein MSTEKEYMDLLERAYKIVTPKAQRRAEIPKLEIQTLPRRTVVANLGQISKRLNRDPSHIAKFFQKELATPGMIDGDSLVLSGERNPKVVEAVYERYLKYYVICPVCGSIDTLLQREGRVYVLRCTACGAVTPVKPL
- a CDS encoding sulfite exporter TauE/SafE family protein, whose translation is MDAAALIALGIAVGLLMGLTGSSGVALTVPALSYMGYTYQRSVGVSLFVDFLSSLTTLAVYLKAKDVDGRYALALGAGAVLGAQLGSHVAVRTPEPPLEVLFALSSLYFAYTSLKNGMSGSDRGLAPTVRSIVLTLRPRARRALLLASSVGVGVLTGLIGASGGIMFMVIISALSDMPIRKTVGTATASMALSALSGFLAYSYLAKIDLSASVVIGASALVSGYMSARLAHEVPQRYLYFALAALFAVVAALELIRAFA
- a CDS encoding NUDIX domain-containing protein; protein product: MKKCVVASGILIEDGKVLLIRHKRLGVWLYPGGHVEPNETPSEAVVREFAEETGLEVRPQGRTLGISTDDVAEEEPLPFAILRETVKYPEEVHIHYDLIFLVKRVGGTLREGVWFSKKELDGLKTYPNVLAVLKRAFEVAV
- a CDS encoding LysE family transporter, encoding MIADIIVQTLLVTPSGAFSPGPLTTAAVVEGAVRATPKLAVRAGLKVAAGHMAFELPYVLALSLLANFLAFLRAPLAAISLAFSLFFAYLTIKDGVAALRGGYNLNNKRPGFANPLVAGLVFTGANPYFLMWWATVGLPLVNLAVQYGALGVAVMYASHVWMDYFWLALMASLGGGASKVLGSRKYGYLLIALAALLLLFGVNIFLKAFTSVTLIP
- a CDS encoding DUF4382 domain-containing protein; amino-acid sequence: MRAWAVVIIVVALIAAAVFLYFYFSQGRVDIYVADPPDPLGAVYITFTSVALHRVGNNSGWVVVFNGTKTVALSHTPQLLVSASVPAGEYNEIFFTVSSVTVEISGVNVTARMPSGVFKVHIIGGMRLNGGSEEKLLISFPHITVANGQIIISPSITAQVIS
- the tsaA gene encoding tRNA (N6-threonylcarbamoyladenosine(37)-N6)-methyltransferase TrmO, which translates into the protein MNEIRLRPIGYVEEGLPEEQRVARRDYISTIRIYDEFVEGLAGLEEYSHIFVIWYMHRVGEVRLKVRPRRISEGPEVGIFATRFPPRPNPIGLTVAELVSVESPRLRVRNLDAWTGSPVLDIKPYDVLDVVERPKMPEWLKRLLNTDL